The following are encoded together in the Streptomyces sp. NBC_00341 genome:
- a CDS encoding GntR family transcriptional regulator: MAGEKATRGGVVYAQIREDIFQGVFEPGQRLRLVELSQRFSVSQSVVREALTRLSEQGLVHAAPQQGFSVVTVSLADLNELTEARVEIETLVLRRSMERGDIKWEASVVAAHHHLAGTDGVRADGTLNSEWFAVHERFHQTLLEACGNGRLLAAALSLRDAATLYRRWSLPVGHDTERDVAGEHQALVDAVLAKDVDAAAGLLARHIDRTSQALRAVIEKDPAAVA; the protein is encoded by the coding sequence GTGAGAAGGCAACAAGGGGCGGCGTCGTCTACGCGCAGATTCGCGAGGACATCTTCCAGGGCGTGTTCGAGCCGGGACAGCGGCTCCGCCTGGTGGAGCTGTCCCAGCGCTTCTCGGTCAGCCAGTCGGTCGTGCGCGAAGCACTCACCCGCCTGTCCGAGCAGGGCCTCGTCCACGCCGCACCACAACAGGGCTTCAGCGTGGTCACGGTGTCTCTGGCGGATCTGAACGAACTGACGGAAGCCAGGGTCGAGATCGAGACCCTGGTTCTGCGCCGGTCGATGGAGCGCGGGGACATCAAGTGGGAGGCGTCCGTGGTCGCGGCCCACCACCACCTGGCCGGCACCGACGGAGTACGGGCCGACGGCACCCTGAACAGTGAGTGGTTCGCCGTGCACGAACGCTTCCACCAGACCCTGCTGGAGGCGTGCGGCAACGGCAGGCTGCTGGCCGCCGCCCTCAGTCTGCGGGACGCGGCCACGCTCTACCGGCGCTGGTCGTTGCCCGTCGGTCACGACACCGAGCGCGATGTCGCGGGCGAGCACCAGGCGCTCGTCGACGCCGTACTGGCCAAGGACGTCGACGCGGCGGCCGGGCTGCTCGCCCGGCACATCGACCGCACCTCCCAGGCTCTGCGCGCCGTGATCGAGAAGGACCCCGCCGCAGTCGCCTAA